A stretch of Anolis sagrei isolate rAnoSag1 chromosome X, rAnoSag1.mat, whole genome shotgun sequence DNA encodes these proteins:
- the SLC25A42 gene encoding mitochondrial coenzyme A transporter SLC25A42, protein MGDGRVVEGQVGLKRTDAEATFHALPEGVQEQRNVVHSLMSGALAGAVAKTAVAPLDRTKIIFQVSSNRFSAKEAYRLVYRTYLHEGFFSLWRGNSATMVRVIPYAAIQFCAHEEYKQLLGSYYGFQGKALTPLPRFVAGSLAGTTAAMLTYPLDLVRARMAVTPKEMYSNIVHVFIRISREEGLKTLYRGFAPTILGVIPYAGLSFFTYETLKKFHADHSGRSQPYPLERLAFGACAGLIGQSASYPLDVVRRRMQTAGVMGFSYSSILGTMVDIAREEGLVRGLYKGLSMNWVKGPIAVGISFMTFDLTQILLRRWERSVHVER, encoded by the exons ATGGGTGATGGTCGAGTGGTCGAAGGGCAAGTGGGTCTGAAGAGGACGGATGCAGAGGCCACGTTCCACGCCTTGCCTGAG GGCGTCCAAGAGCAGAGGAATGTGGTCCATTCCTTGATGTCTGGAGCGCTTGCCGGAGCCGTGGCCAAAACTGCCGTGGCCCCCCTGGACCGGACGAAAATCATCTTCCAAG tgTCGTCGAACCGTTTTTCTGCAAAG GAGGCCTACCGGCTGGTCTACCGCACCTACCTCCATGAGGGCTTCTTCAGCCTTTGGCGCGGCAACTCAGCCACCATGGTGCGGGTCATCCCTTATGCCGCCATCCAGTTCTGTGCCCACGAGGAATACAAGCAGCTCTTGGGGAGCTATTATGGCTTCCAGGGAAA GGCTCTGACCCCGCTGCCGCGCTTTGTGGCTGGTTCACTGGCGGGGACCACGGCAGCCATGTTGACGTATCCCTTGGACCTGGTGCGGGCACGGATGGCGGTGACCCCTAAGGAAAT GTACAGCAACATTGTTCATGTCTTCATCCGGATCTCACGGGAGGAGGGCCTGAAGACCCTCTACCGGGGCTTTGCCCCCACCATCCTGGGGGTCATCCCTTACGCCGGGCTGAGCTTCTTCACCTACGAGACCCTCAAGAAGTTTCATGCAG ATCACAGCGGACGCTCGCAGCCGTACCCCCTGGAGCGCCTAGCCTTTGGTGCCTGTGCTGGCCTGATTGGCCAGTCGGCCTCCTATCCACTGGATGTGGTGCGCCGGCGGATGCAGACGGCCGGCGTGATGGGCTTCTCCTACAGCTCCATCCTGGGTACCATGGTGGACATTGCCCGGGAGGAGGGCCTGGTCCGGGGCCTCTACAAGGGGCTAAGCATGAACTGGGTCAAGGGCCCTATCGCCGTGGGCATCAGCTTCATGACCTTCGACCTCACCCAGATCCTGCTCCGGCGGTGGGAGCGGAGTGTCCACGTGGAGAGGTAG
- the TPGS1 gene encoding tubulin polyglutamylase complex subunit 1, translating into MAAEGPGLKMAAAPLEKMAATEKRRTSPAAAGGDPSRPAVAANGVPGGHSAACFLLEAGVTDMVRAAFLKVLEARPEEPVPFLAAYFEKLAQSSAEADEADAGDLPRQLQLRLDRATWALGLAHHSHRTAFDNNVGMAYDCLGTAGKRKKPGVNGKVYSELLRRLCREMGLPEEVAQSLLRKLLCREHEAVSFDLFRYGALTCLVLLEFVAKADTLYDALGGSGGADKRVCAAVLGALEEALRPSTAALPVRYLEAGCTLGPDRLALAMDIALAERKGGGMAMKKEEFLRRAASVFLSKVKAVN; encoded by the exons ATGGCGGCGGAAGGGCCCGGATTAAAGATGGCGGCCGCGCCCTTAGAAAAAATGGCGGCCACTGAGAAGCGGCGTACGTCTCCGGCTGCGGCGGGAGGCGACCCAAGCCGGCCGGCGGTTGCGGCAAATGGGGTCCCCGGCGGGCACAGCGCGGCCTGTTTCCTCCTAGAAGCCGGCGTCACTGACATGGTTCGCGCGGCCTTCTTGAAGGTGCTCGAAGCAAGGCCGGAGGAGCCGGTGCCTTTCCTCGCGGCCTACTTCGAGAAGCTGGCCCAGAGCAGCGCCGAGGCGGACGAGGCCGACGCCGGAGACCTTCCCCGACAGCTCCAGCTTCGTCTCGACCGCGCCACCTGGGCCTTGGGCCTGGCCCACCACTCCCACAG aACGGCCTTCGACAACAATGTGGGCATGGCTTACGACTGCCTGGGCACAGCCGGCAAGCGCAAGAAGCCTGGTGTGAATGGGAAGGTGTACAGTGAGCTGCTGCGACGCTTGTGCCGCGAGATGGGCCTCCCAGAGGAGGTGGCACAGTCCTTGCTGAGGAAGCTCCTGTGCCGGGAGCACGAGGCTGTGTCCTTCGACCTCTTCCGCTACGGGGCCCTCACCTGTCTTGTTCTCCTCGAGTTCGTGGCCAAAGCGGACACCTTATACGACGCCCTGGGTGGCTCTGGCGGTGCAGACAAACGGGTCTGTGCGGCTGTCCTCGGCGCCTTGGAGGAGGCCTTGCGTCCCAGCACTGCTGCCCTTCCTGTCCGATACTTGGAGGCAGGCTGCACACTGGGCCCGGACCGCTTGGCACTTGCCATGGACATAGCTTTGGCGGAGAGGAAAGGTGGCGGAATGGCCATGAAGAAGGAGGAGTTCCTTCGCAGGGCTGCATCCGTCTTCCTCTCCAAAGTGAAAGCCGTGAATTGA